From the genome of Thermococcus chitonophagus, one region includes:
- a CDS encoding DUF2101 family protein, with product MDIIEVLDRIGYWTQKIIKAFKFFLFPKPLERPPKIGLKKYTAHETFSLCLQLVFILYLITGVLMIILKTQIYTLLSLCIVSYLIIRFILISGTNFVINVPAYRFFYYGLMGISSVAFIGYSLIRDIKSSLIYLYGFIGGITVVVLAFRGYFKAKFGRDYTYGVVEEVKGDLAKVFVHDDISANVKPGYYWVTCNIEVKPGDLVKIAVENRPLRGAIPKGIIEVLQSSQTRTEPKAEIE from the coding sequence TTGGATATAATTGAGGTACTTGATAGAATAGGATATTGGACTCAAAAGATAATAAAGGCATTTAAGTTCTTTTTATTTCCTAAACCATTAGAAAGGCCCCCGAAAATTGGACTTAAAAAGTATACAGCTCATGAAACATTCAGTTTATGCCTTCAGTTAGTTTTCATCTTGTATCTTATCACAGGAGTTCTGATGATAATATTAAAAACACAGATCTATACTCTTCTTAGCCTATGTATTGTATCATACCTTATCATTAGGTTCATATTGATTAGTGGGACAAATTTCGTTATCAATGTTCCTGCATATAGATTCTTCTACTATGGCCTTATGGGAATATCCTCTGTAGCGTTTATCGGATATTCACTCATAAGAGATATCAAGAGTAGCCTAATTTACTTATACGGATTTATAGGGGGGATTACAGTCGTTGTTCTTGCGTTTAGGGGCTATTTTAAAGCAAAATTTGGAAGAGACTACACATATGGCGTTGTAGAAGAGGTAAAAGGGGATCTAGCGAAAGTATTTGTACACGATGATATTAGTGCCAATGTCAAGCCTGGCTACTATTGGGTGACATGTAATATTGAGGTTAAACCAGGAGATCTAGTTAAGATTGCAGTAGAGAATAGACCATTGAGAGGTGCAATTCCTAAAGGAATAATTGAGGTACTTCAATCCTCCCAAACCAGAACCGAGCCAAAGGCCGAGATTGAGTAG
- a CDS encoding DUF2341 domain-containing protein yields MRRGFIINASVLVLLIPLILLLATYEEVSSQITLSQSERAYSERVYQIISTLQLEFKRALEISGKRAIIATIDYIAITGEFISPIYGVNNTIRDLILYGNSPSIYGRDVQKIMGNQTIEAWLKNINTQLKKQGLLIGMNESTVLNNVDILVAPLDSFRIVVRAKINNITIKDVAGRVIYSGSIPENGYVYSVIDLNGLEDPMFSAVTGGMYQRIIKACKYTYPEIFNKPIKVIEGVGRSSYSPVIGRFSTVVSPSTIYIGEKYPGDGALAYVLQEGDLSQTTSPIIVNTSSRGELVNPADVLTEGGMGVLVFESGSSWCNYTYQYRVAFTVPSNYIGKLVLLEFNATQYPFTVIPHSGAFAALRIYTSDCVEGSYWIEYWGNDKILIWLRPTTTTYYIYYSKTTDVPLLRGSIPSVFGTNYTTNVSVLAGQKMFLFSTYSNNFFVRYNLSSSWEGDFKGGIDVELNLSEISGFRIWEVTLSYPQTVSDVQVPIYLNSTISTLIPHTNTPPEARIKVYADRQLTRQLPFWIEYWNSSGALIWVRTNLPGTIYIASSNDFPYTRGNGDLVFPFFDDFNESSLTELQQKWEVYVPILLNSSGNGTVTIPGGNEIIALRTRDPININYPFAIRFRMKPNFTYEEDWDAGIGLEDEYVNTGQYSLLLFTDDITWNFLAQHRAWWSGLSESPDGRGDYDFHTYSVEMPYYYADSTLGYFNFSDLTAISRSATTSYRLFEFPLLYLYIVIDSESQSRGAIFDWILIRKYIDLEFLAQNITQIKIPISIQFVDNWTTEKLFILENWTDILAKYSLGTWFISNPNRYEVIFNSTLGLGLNLTYIHDPETSSESSQTFISGSLSPPISIYLVVNNTVNNAGYFSWVVWGDSYVKYSPILSGEEVRPPENLARAYDIEPFLLCINEQERVGNKEGEIGYFGVSWGMSFFERLEGSTENHEKYLALAKEMQEELGLAKNGFYYPIGLVSFMVPTDSLTYYFDEKLNRLFLTVLQKSPEEYVNSVDFCFLDHYFPGKLYINNPVCNQQTYRVYGISDSPDREGVYFFIDETTATSIFGPTGASELLQK; encoded by the coding sequence ATGAGAAGAGGATTTATAATTAATGCTTCAGTTCTTGTTCTCTTAATTCCCTTAATTCTACTCTTAGCAACTTATGAAGAAGTTTCTTCTCAGATAACCTTAAGCCAAAGTGAGAGAGCATATTCGGAAAGAGTTTATCAAATAATTTCTACCCTTCAATTAGAGTTCAAGAGGGCATTAGAGATATCTGGAAAGAGAGCCATTATTGCAACAATTGATTATATAGCTATAACTGGGGAGTTTATTTCTCCGATATATGGGGTCAATAACACAATAAGGGATTTAATTCTATATGGGAATTCTCCATCAATTTATGGTCGTGATGTGCAAAAGATCATGGGGAACCAAACAATAGAAGCGTGGCTGAAAAACATCAATACACAATTAAAAAAGCAGGGTTTGTTAATTGGAATGAACGAGAGCACAGTGCTTAATAACGTTGATATCCTAGTTGCCCCTTTGGACTCATTTAGAATTGTTGTCAGAGCAAAGATAAATAATATAACCATTAAGGATGTTGCTGGGAGAGTAATATACAGTGGAAGCATTCCAGAAAATGGATATGTGTACTCGGTAATTGATCTAAATGGACTTGAGGATCCGATGTTTTCTGCTGTTACTGGTGGCATGTATCAGAGAATAATAAAAGCATGTAAATATACTTATCCGGAAATATTCAATAAGCCAATAAAAGTCATTGAAGGAGTGGGGAGAAGTAGCTATTCACCAGTTATTGGTAGATTTTCTACTGTAGTGTCTCCAAGTACGATATACATTGGAGAGAAATATCCTGGAGATGGTGCACTAGCATATGTCCTTCAAGAGGGAGATCTTTCCCAGACCACATCTCCAATAATTGTCAATACTAGCAGTAGGGGAGAACTTGTCAATCCAGCAGATGTACTAACTGAGGGTGGTATGGGAGTGTTAGTGTTTGAAAGTGGTTCAAGCTGGTGTAACTATACCTACCAATATAGAGTGGCATTTACTGTTCCATCTAATTATATTGGCAAACTTGTTCTCCTTGAATTTAATGCAACGCAATATCCCTTCACAGTAATCCCACATTCCGGTGCATTTGCAGCTCTAAGAATATATACTTCTGACTGTGTTGAGGGAAGTTACTGGATAGAATACTGGGGTAATGACAAAATACTTATTTGGTTGAGGCCTACTACCACTACCTATTATATCTACTATTCTAAAACGACAGACGTTCCTCTTCTAAGAGGGTCTATACCTTCAGTATTTGGGACGAACTATACAACTAATGTATCAGTGTTAGCTGGGCAGAAAATGTTTCTATTCTCAACTTACTCGAATAATTTCTTTGTTAGATATAATCTTTCATCTTCATGGGAGGGAGACTTTAAAGGAGGTATTGACGTAGAGCTCAATCTTTCTGAAATTTCAGGCTTTAGGATATGGGAAGTAACTTTAAGTTACCCACAGACAGTTAGTGATGTTCAAGTCCCTATATATTTGAATAGCACTATATCAACTCTGATACCTCACACCAACACGCCTCCAGAAGCAAGAATAAAAGTGTATGCTGATAGACAGCTTACTAGGCAACTCCCATTCTGGATTGAATACTGGAATAGTAGTGGGGCTCTAATCTGGGTAAGGACTAATTTGCCCGGAACAATATATATAGCATCCTCTAATGACTTTCCGTATACAAGGGGAAATGGAGATCTTGTTTTCCCATTTTTTGATGACTTTAACGAGAGTTCTCTTACTGAATTACAACAAAAGTGGGAGGTATATGTTCCAATACTCCTTAACTCCTCTGGAAATGGAACAGTCACGATTCCTGGTGGAAATGAAATAATAGCTCTCCGAACAAGGGATCCTATTAACATCAACTATCCTTTTGCTATTAGATTTAGAATGAAACCCAACTTTACTTATGAGGAGGATTGGGATGCTGGTATAGGGCTTGAAGATGAATATGTTAATACCGGGCAGTATTCTTTGCTATTGTTCACCGATGATATTACATGGAATTTCCTAGCTCAGCATCGCGCATGGTGGTCAGGACTATCTGAAAGTCCCGATGGCAGAGGAGATTATGACTTTCACACATACTCTGTTGAAATGCCCTATTATTATGCAGATTCAACATTGGGCTATTTCAACTTTAGTGACTTAACAGCTATAAGTAGAAGCGCTACCACAAGTTATCGTCTCTTTGAATTCCCCTTACTTTATCTATACATCGTTATTGACAGCGAGTCACAATCTAGAGGAGCTATTTTTGATTGGATACTTATTAGAAAGTATATTGACTTAGAATTCCTTGCTCAGAATATTACTCAAATAAAAATCCCTATAAGCATTCAATTTGTTGACAACTGGACAACTGAAAAGTTATTCATACTAGAGAACTGGACAGATATCTTAGCAAAATATTCCCTAGGAACGTGGTTTATATCGAACCCTAATAGGTATGAGGTAATATTTAATTCTACACTAGGCCTAGGCCTAAACTTGACTTATATCCACGATCCCGAGACGTCATCTGAGTCCTCCCAAACCTTTATCTCTGGATCTCTAAGCCCACCAATCTCAATTTATTTAGTAGTAAATAACACAGTTAACAATGCTGGATATTTCTCTTGGGTAGTTTGGGGTGATTCCTACGTTAAATACTCGCCCATACTCTCTGGGGAAGAAGTTCGTCCTCCCGAGAATCTTGCTAGGGCTTATGATATAGAGCCCTTCCTTCTATGTATAAACGAACAAGAAAGAGTCGGTAATAAGGAAGGCGAGATAGGGTACTTTGGAGTTTCATGGGGAATGTCATTCTTTGAAAGGCTTGAGGGAAGTACAGAGAATCATGAGAAATATCTTGCTCTTGCAAAAGAAATGCAGGAAGAGCTTGGTCTAGCTAAAAATGGATTTTACTATCCAATAGGTCTAGTAAGCTTTATGGTGCCAACGGATAGCCTAACATACTACTTTGATGAAAAACTCAATAGGTTATTCCTAACAGTCCTTCAAAAATCGCCAGAAGAATATGTTAATAGTGTTGACTTTTGTTTCCTTGATCATTATTTCCCAGGGAAACTTTATATCAACAATCCAGTTTGTAATCAACAGACATACAGAGTATATGGAATTTCTGACTCTCCTGATAGGGAGGGTGTTTACTTCTTTATCGACGAAACGACTGCCACATCTATATTTGGACCAACAGGTGCATCCGAATTACTACAGAAGTAG
- a CDS encoding GMP synthase subunit A, giving the protein MIVIMDNGGQYVHRIWRTLRYLGVEAKIIPNTTPLEEIKKMKPRGIIFSGGPSLENTGNCEKILENYEEFNVPILGICLGHQLIAKFFGGRVGRGEKAEYSLVEIEIVDEDDIFQGLPKKLKVWESHMDEVKELPPGFKLLAKSETCPVEAMKHEKLPIYGVQFHPEVAHTEHGADILRNFAKICGEIS; this is encoded by the coding sequence ATGATAGTTATCATGGATAACGGAGGCCAATATGTGCACAGGATTTGGAGGACACTCCGCTACCTCGGGGTTGAGGCCAAGATAATCCCCAACACTACACCCTTGGAAGAGATAAAGAAGATGAAGCCCAGAGGAATAATATTCTCGGGCGGCCCAAGCTTGGAGAACACGGGCAACTGTGAAAAAATCCTTGAGAACTATGAGGAGTTCAACGTCCCGATCCTGGGAATCTGCCTGGGGCATCAGCTAATCGCTAAGTTCTTTGGTGGTAGGGTTGGTAGGGGAGAGAAGGCCGAGTACAGTCTAGTTGAGATTGAAATCGTCGATGAGGACGATATATTCCAAGGCCTGCCGAAGAAGCTCAAGGTCTGGGAGAGCCACATGGATGAAGTTAAGGAGCTTCCCCCAGGGTTCAAGCTATTGGCCAAGAGCGAGACCTGCCCAGTGGAGGCCATGAAGCATGAGAAGTTACCAATCTATGGGGTCCAGTTCCATCCAGAGGTTGCGCACACGGAGCATGGGGCAGATATCCTTAGGAATTTTGCCAAGATTTGCGGGGAGATCAGCTAG
- a CDS encoding type II toxin-antitoxin system VapC family toxin translates to MSLKVVIDTSLIFHLFSSFYPERTKTTEEVIKLAKLGIIELYAPQLGEIEFIAVLSRYLDHDQVEQALRFYSALVTWIPEELLIEDLKEVAFKTYHKASDIYFIATASYLNGILITNDNKMAELAKSSGIQSFCLVKESEKFSGRWWDDSYHG, encoded by the coding sequence ATGAGCTTAAAGGTTGTTATCGATACATCACTGATTTTTCACTTGTTCTCGAGCTTTTACCCGGAAAGAACAAAAACTACTGAAGAAGTAATAAAGCTCGCTAAACTTGGCATCATCGAGCTCTATGCTCCCCAGTTGGGCGAGATAGAGTTTATAGCGGTACTTTCAAGGTACCTCGACCATGATCAAGTGGAGCAAGCACTAAGGTTTTACAGTGCACTAGTGACATGGATTCCAGAAGAACTGCTAATAGAGGATCTCAAGGAAGTTGCATTCAAAACCTATCATAAAGCTTCGGATATATATTTCATAGCTACCGCAAGCTATCTAAACGGTATTCTCATAACGAACGACAATAAAATGGCAGAGCTAGCTAAATCAAGTGGCATTCAATCATTTTGTCTAGTCAAAGAATCTGAAAAGTTTTCAGGGAGGTGGTGGGATGATAGTTATCATGGATAA
- a CDS encoding class III signal peptide-containing protein: protein MKKGQISLEFMFLFMIFVLMLVYSLKLTAFTSQSSQDILATQIGIEAKGLASMISNGISQVYAQGPGAKVTVYYRAAYLRDVQYVARAFNLDDPIIAISYSNGTYVMLLNGTGASFINFSGPYKNIFWANSIYRKDFLTNTTVFLGSSVPNVNFNGTIINLACLKISPSSLPKILKIVVEWDPNTGDVWIYNATSGEILIKINPGG, encoded by the coding sequence ATGAAAAAGGGTCAAATATCATTAGAATTCATGTTTTTGTTCATGATTTTCGTTCTCATGTTGGTATACTCTCTGAAACTTACGGCATTTACTAGTCAATCTTCTCAGGATATCTTAGCTACCCAAATTGGAATTGAAGCAAAAGGACTTGCAAGCATGATATCTAATGGGATAAGTCAAGTTTATGCCCAAGGCCCAGGTGCTAAAGTCACTGTATATTATAGGGCGGCCTATTTAAGAGATGTTCAATATGTTGCTAGGGCGTTTAACCTTGATGATCCAATTATTGCGATTTCGTATTCTAATGGGACATACGTAATGTTGTTAAATGGTACTGGTGCTTCTTTCATTAACTTTTCTGGTCCCTATAAGAATATATTCTGGGCAAATTCTATATACAGAAAGGATTTCCTAACGAATACTACAGTATTCTTGGGGTCGTCTGTTCCTAATGTGAACTTTAATGGAACTATAATTAACTTAGCATGTTTGAAAATTTCTCCTTCATCTTTACCCAAAATATTAAAAATTGTTGTAGAATGGGACCCAAATACTGGAGATGTTTGGATATACAACGCAACCTCTGGAGAAATTCTAATAAAAATAAATCCAGGTGGGTAG
- a CDS encoding prenyltransferase/squalene oxidase repeat-containing protein, translated as MKRPVVLMLLLLIIAAPVSAVDMLDISSKIVKTYPDEGETKTLSLIVMALSQALNKTPSLTPDDVWNRVEELLSWQNSDGGWGYFYGSVSSVPDTSYALIALSKAIKVFGDVKKKEKIRIAIIRGVSYLEKAFNKDGWGYLPGMRPDYRSTLLASAALVMLNEDLYLVKKAYPMLKDKIPDDPYLTYLWIVITSKIEGGIPNEALNKLQGNEAKLALKAYALLELKGLDFQTALILADLEKYKDNWTNKYYPIYATMAFSMVSERVINPTEDKLKATCSVLESSQNPDGGWGVYVGSPSSPSVTYFVLDSLKICNPMSPASKKGLEYMRKIYESEEEKVMVDQYLTQRYLFALLALLEYKNLTNIEKEKAKSLIMSTFWGDMFGKQPLTTALAIKALIMLGVPKTEKIIQENIKWLLSMKKNGGWGFTFETFLNKWYFAPLYPETTIILGILKDFVPKEQLADVISYVETNPPDQAWEVLYIYSILKSMGIEPKLNVCIESPGKSPLYDAFLVRYYSINPEVPRVNLYTVLSNLKNSSVELRSFDAGMARVIADGMKDILYTNVSVKLTKLPEVPEYGNYVLVYPVTVNVDISRYNSDVVITTSTSGYPVINGMPVYGDGVLLIVPGRNRNGELLFVLYAGKGYKDIANLIFNSPILKYLHGKAVIASWVDENRDGRVEIDELNVRFL; from the coding sequence ATGAAGAGACCTGTCGTGCTCATGTTGCTACTCTTAATCATAGCGGCTCCGGTATCAGCAGTTGACATGCTCGATATTTCGAGCAAGATAGTTAAAACATATCCTGATGAAGGAGAGACTAAAACCCTGAGCTTAATTGTAATGGCCCTTTCCCAGGCGTTGAATAAAACACCCTCACTAACACCGGATGACGTATGGAACAGAGTTGAAGAGCTACTTTCTTGGCAAAATAGTGATGGTGGTTGGGGATACTTTTATGGGAGTGTTAGCTCGGTTCCTGATACAAGCTACGCTTTAATAGCATTAAGCAAGGCAATTAAGGTCTTTGGGGATGTAAAAAAGAAAGAAAAAATAAGAATTGCTATAATTAGGGGAGTCTCTTATCTGGAGAAAGCATTTAATAAAGATGGATGGGGATACCTGCCAGGAATGCGTCCCGATTATAGGAGTACTCTCCTTGCTTCAGCAGCTCTCGTCATGCTTAATGAAGACCTATATCTCGTAAAAAAAGCATATCCTATGCTGAAGGACAAGATACCAGATGATCCTTACTTGACATACCTTTGGATTGTCATTACCTCTAAAATTGAAGGGGGCATACCCAACGAAGCTTTAAACAAATTACAAGGTAACGAAGCTAAACTAGCCCTGAAGGCGTATGCCTTACTTGAATTAAAGGGTCTTGACTTTCAAACGGCTTTAATATTAGCAGATCTTGAAAAGTACAAAGATAATTGGACGAACAAGTACTACCCAATCTACGCAACCATGGCATTTTCGATGGTTTCAGAGAGAGTGATAAACCCCACAGAAGATAAACTGAAAGCTACATGCTCAGTTCTGGAGAGTTCTCAAAACCCAGATGGTGGCTGGGGTGTTTATGTAGGCTCACCCTCAAGTCCCTCAGTCACTTACTTCGTTCTTGATTCTTTAAAAATCTGCAATCCAATGAGCCCAGCTTCAAAAAAGGGTCTTGAATATATGAGGAAGATTTATGAGAGTGAAGAAGAGAAAGTAATGGTGGATCAGTATCTGACCCAGAGATACTTATTCGCCTTATTAGCTCTTCTTGAGTACAAAAACCTAACCAATATAGAAAAGGAGAAGGCAAAATCTTTAATAATGTCCACCTTCTGGGGAGACATGTTTGGAAAGCAGCCCTTAACTACAGCTCTTGCCATAAAGGCCCTTATAATGTTGGGTGTTCCCAAAACAGAAAAGATAATCCAGGAGAACATAAAATGGTTGCTCAGCATGAAAAAGAATGGAGGATGGGGCTTTACCTTCGAAACGTTCTTGAATAAGTGGTACTTTGCTCCACTTTATCCTGAAACCACAATAATCCTTGGAATATTGAAGGATTTTGTTCCCAAGGAACAACTGGCTGATGTCATATCTTACGTTGAAACAAATCCCCCAGACCAAGCATGGGAGGTTCTGTACATATACTCCATTCTAAAGTCCATGGGGATTGAACCAAAACTTAACGTATGCATTGAAAGCCCAGGTAAGAGTCCCCTATACGATGCCTTCCTCGTGAGGTACTACTCAATTAATCCAGAAGTCCCAAGGGTGAATCTGTACACAGTTCTCTCAAATTTAAAGAATTCCTCAGTTGAGCTACGTTCCTTTGATGCTGGAATGGCTAGGGTAATAGCTGATGGAATGAAGGATATACTTTATACAAATGTCTCTGTGAAGTTAACAAAATTACCAGAAGTCCCTGAATACGGAAATTATGTTTTAGTCTATCCAGTCACGGTTAATGTGGACATATCAAGGTACAATAGTGATGTAGTCATTACAACATCAACATCTGGATACCCAGTTATAAATGGCATGCCAGTGTATGGAGATGGGGTCCTCTTAATAGTACCTGGGAGGAACAGAAATGGTGAACTTCTCTTTGTTCTCTATGCTGGGAAAGGATACAAGGACATTGCTAACCTCATATTCAACAGTCCTATCCTTAAGTACCTCCATGGAAAAGCCGTAATAGCGTCGTGGGTAGATGAGAACAGGGATGGAAGGGTGGAGATAGACGAACTCAATGTGAGATTCCTCTGA
- a CDS encoding tubulin/FtsZ family protein yields MRAIIIGVGQCGTKIADIFSLVDFEALAINTSRGDLEYLKHIPQDRRILIGESIVGGKGVNANPVLGREAMKRDLPMVMRKIRSLVGYEDVDIFFLTFGFGGGTGAGGTPVLAEALKEEYPDSLVVAIGALPLKEEGIRPTINAAITIDKLSKIVDSIIAIDNNKLKESGEDISQAYERINYAIVERIASLLALIDVPGEQTLDASDLKFVLRAMGSFATVGYAKADASKVKSLSRLIVRSFENEGLYLDVNIESALYGLVAIHGPPEALKANEIFEALNELTERIRGKQIFRGFYPDPREREVEVVTLLSGIYESKSIEEIVVTAKRYAQEFMKAKEEGEIKKRQLLSGLPDFDDIYPGEVDDQGEGLG; encoded by the coding sequence GTGAGGGCAATAATAATAGGAGTCGGCCAGTGCGGAACAAAGATTGCTGATATCTTTTCCCTTGTAGATTTTGAGGCTCTCGCAATCAACACCTCAAGGGGGGACCTGGAATACCTAAAGCACATACCCCAGGACAGAAGGATACTGATAGGGGAAAGCATAGTTGGTGGTAAGGGAGTTAACGCTAATCCAGTCTTAGGAAGAGAGGCAATGAAGAGAGATCTTCCTATGGTTATGAGAAAGATAAGGTCTCTAGTGGGCTACGAAGACGTTGATATCTTCTTCCTAACCTTTGGTTTTGGTGGGGGAACTGGAGCTGGAGGGACTCCAGTCCTCGCTGAGGCCCTCAAGGAGGAGTATCCTGACTCTCTTGTCGTGGCAATAGGTGCCCTCCCCTTAAAGGAGGAGGGGATAAGGCCAACCATCAACGCTGCGATAACCATAGACAAGCTCTCCAAGATAGTTGATTCTATAATCGCTATAGACAACAACAAGCTCAAAGAGAGTGGGGAAGATATAAGTCAAGCTTACGAGAGGATAAATTACGCGATAGTTGAGAGGATAGCCTCTCTCTTGGCGTTAATAGATGTCCCTGGGGAACAGACCTTGGATGCAAGTGATCTTAAATTCGTTCTAAGGGCCATGGGGAGCTTTGCCACCGTTGGCTACGCCAAGGCAGATGCGTCCAAAGTGAAGAGCCTGTCCAGGCTTATAGTAAGATCGTTCGAGAATGAGGGTTTGTATCTTGACGTTAACATAGAGTCCGCTCTTTACGGCTTAGTTGCCATACACGGCCCCCCCGAGGCGCTAAAGGCTAACGAGATATTTGAAGCATTGAACGAGCTCACGGAGAGGATAAGGGGGAAGCAGATCTTCAGGGGCTTCTATCCGGATCCCAGGGAGAGGGAAGTTGAAGTTGTGACATTGCTGAGCGGAATTTACGAGAGTAAGAGCATAGAGGAGATAGTCGTTACGGCAAAGAGGTATGCTCAGGAGTTCATGAAGGCTAAGGAAGAAGGAGAGATCAAAAAAAGGCAACTTTTAAGTGGTTTACCTGATTTTGACGATATCTATCCGGGTGAGGTCGATGATCAAGGTGAAGGACTCGGTTGA
- a CDS encoding antitoxin family protein, translated as MSKVIEVVYEKGVLKPTKPLNLKEGQKLLIKIYDEDILEFAREIRKKITPEKVKEDPTDYLLRLREEET; from the coding sequence ATGAGCAAAGTCATTGAAGTTGTTTATGAAAAAGGCGTGTTAAAGCCTACCAAGCCCCTTAACTTAAAGGAGGGTCAAAAACTGCTCATTAAAATTTACGATGAGGATATTCTTGAATTTGCGAGAGAAATAAGGAAAAAAATAACTCCAGAAAAGGTTAAGGAAGACCCAACGGATTACCTATTACGCCTCAGGGAGGAAGAGACATGA